The following proteins are encoded in a genomic region of Cyclonatronum proteinivorum:
- a CDS encoding addiction module protein produces the protein MDTVLIQKIDKLNRQEKLVLMEVLWNSIASEPDGVPLPDHHTSVLDERLKTLDEDFEKGESWDVFIKKYI, from the coding sequence ATGGATACTGTACTTATTCAAAAGATTGACAAGCTAAATAGACAGGAAAAGCTTGTTTTGATGGAAGTACTATGGAATTCAATAGCTTCTGAACCTGATGGTGTCCCATTACCGGATCACCATACATCTGTTTTGGATGAGCGACTGAAAACACTTGATGAGGATTTCGAAAAGGGTGAATCTTGGGACGTATTTATCAAAAAATACATCTAA